The following nucleotide sequence is from Aspergillus luchuensis IFO 4308 DNA, chromosome 1, nearly complete sequence.
GCGAACCTTGATGATAACAGTTAGCAGTGCTTGCATTGGATCGGCAAACTGCCTTACCTCTAGTTCGACTTCTCGCTCTCACACTCCTGAGCGAACTTGTCAATGTAACCGGGCAGGGTCTTCTGCCAGACAGTCGCATCGGAGTCGATCTGCTTGATCTTGGTGCAGTCGGCGTCGGTGATGTTCACGGAGCCCTGGAGCTGGCCAATGTTGTTCAAGATGATGGGCTGGCTAGCCTTGAGCGCGCAGAGGCCGTAGCTGGCCAGACCCTCGAGGTCATTGCACAGAGGCTTGTCGCCTTCAGACTTGCAGTCCTTCTCGATGGCGGAGTTGATCTGAGTCTggatcttctggaaagagGCCTGCTCAGAGGCGGGCACGTCCAGCTTCTGGTCCAGATCCTTCATGATCTGGGGGAAGACCGACTCCTGGAGGTACTGGTTGTGCTGGTTGATGGTGGCAGTGCAGTTCTTCTCACAGACCTCCTTGTGGAAGTAGGAGAGCAGCTGGAGAGGCTTGTTGCCAATGACCTGGGGGATCTCCAAGCAGGTctcggggatgttggggatggaggggaaagcggCGTTCGCAGCCGAGAGGAAGGTGGTAGCCACCATAGCAGAACCGACAGTGAACTTCATTTTGCTGGTTGAAAAGCTGATTTGCTTTTAAATGTTAAGAGTTTGAGAGTATGAGGTTGAGATGTGATGGGATGTGaagctgatgatgatagaaACCATTCAGAGGGCAAGGAAGAGGTTTATATACCTTTGGCTGCTCGGGCCGTGAAGGCTGGCATGGTTCCGGAAGACATTGATAGCCTATCGATGATGCACCTGTTCAGTCTCTTTGAAACAATGTGATGTAGCGCCTGGTTGATTGTAGGTTCATTCGGGATCTGGAAAATTCCAACCCGCCTCGAATTTCGGTCGAAAAATTGGATGAGTTGCTCTCTTTGGTGGGAAGATTGGCCGCTGGAGCCCGACGGAAGTATAAGCATCAGGGACTGCTGATCGCCAGGACCCTGGTCGACCGATTCTTGGGTAAAGGTGGAGCAGGAACGGGGACgatcatgatggatgaacgAACAGGAAGATGTCTGTGCCTTGTTCACCCCGGGGAGTCGATCGTGAAACGGGCTTTAAAACGCCTAATTCAAACTTTATTGCCATTGCAGTTCGCACACATAACAATGTTAGCCTTACCCTACATCGGAAATTCGTACCCGCGTAAGTCTGTCGATACTCTCTAGTTAGTCCAAGGAAGTAACTTTTCCCCGGACGTCTCCATGTTGTGCTGAGTAAGACCTTCATCACAATATGTGTCTTCTCCAATCTTCATCGTTCTCGTAGGCTGTAAGGTTATTCTTGCAGCTTATGGTTAGAGTAGTCCTAAGGATATACACTAGACCTTCATCCAGAGTAATACAAGGCAATGCCTGCAAGCAGCTGCGAAAAGGAGCTGTCAGCTAGCATGCTTTATCCTTGACCAAATATTTCCCGATAACTATAGCCGAGCGATGACCTTGGTGTTCCATGACAGGATAAACCTCGGAACTTGTTACATCATTTCTCCAAGAAGCAGACCCTGTAGCACAAGGACCCTGGTGCCCGGAAGATAGACCACATGCCGGAAGTATAACCATGGCAGAATCTGTGCTGTGGGGGTGAAGTGGCTATCAATCTCAAACGGTCATGGCTGTAGGGGGTGCGATCCTGACACGTTCATCGGGACACCATGTAGACTGAAAAATGAGCCATACTAACCTACCCGGCAGGGTGGCCGACAGTCAATTTAGTAGAAACAGACTGTTTCGGGTAGCAGATTCCACCCCTGTATACACATTATGTAGAGTAGATGAATATCTTTTGGTCTTTTGTCCGCAGAGGTAGCATCGTCTCAGGATGAATGCCGTATTGACTCATATAGGAACTACTTTTCCAAGCTGAGACCCGGGCCGAATTTTGCGCTGAATCAGATGCAGCCAGGGCACGTATCACGTATTCGCTCTGAAAATATCGCTATTGTGTTACTCATTGGGGAACGGAAAGGTTTGGGGTAGGATGTAGAtctggtgttgttggagtcCATTGTATACACAGTACAACGCATAATTTATGAACGTGGTTGTGCCGAACGGATTCATAGATATACTTCCCGTCCTCAGGCACCAAACGCATCGGCTTTACTGCGGCACAACCATGAAGGCAAGTTACGTCCGGGactaactagtagttgaAAATAATGATTGTTAGTCAAAGAAACAGGCAATGGAAGCTTCATGAAGCAGTAACACGTGAATTCTACCTCCAAGTGACGGTCTGGCCGGTAGAAGGAAAGAGTTTTCGCGGACGCTGATTGGGCGATCCAGTCCCACAGCAAGCAAAAACGGGCGAAACACATGACCTCGCTAGTGGCTAGCGTAAGCGAGCGTCCACCGTGCAGATATAAAAGGCTGCTCCCCCCCATTCATTTAGAAAATTAAGCGACTCTACGTTagtctccctcccccctaaCATTGGGAAGAGCCTTTCAGCCTTCCACAATGCAACTTTGGAGAATCATCAGCTAACCACTTTCTGCCTACAGTTCAAAGAATCACTTTAGAGTAGACGTCCCACCTCTGAGCTCTTCTAAAGAGCCACAGAATCTCCACCCTTG
It contains:
- a CDS encoding uncharacterized protein (COG:S;~EggNog:ENOG410Q1V1;~SECRETED:SignalP(1-20);~antiSMASH:Cluster_1.7) is translated as MKFTVGSAMVATTFLSAANAAFPSIPNIPETCLEIPQVIGNKPLQLLSYFHKEVCEKNCTATINQHNQYLQESVFPQIMKDLDQKLDVPASEQASFQKIQTQINSAIEKDCKSEGDKPLCNDLEGLASYGLCALKASQPIILNNIGQLQGSVNITDADCTKIKQIDSDATVWQKTLPGYIDKFAQECESEKSN